In one window of Onychomys torridus chromosome 5, mOncTor1.1, whole genome shotgun sequence DNA:
- the Cdt1 gene encoding DNA replication factor Cdt1 yields MAQSRVTDFYVRRRPSLTAPRAKSACLTPSPSGLVTPEFTRSSSRKRARPSTEPRSDQPAPPARRRLRLPGLDSCPATPADPSSPDDTGSPVSPSPVKRIKITTVSEGPGPATAQKQDKVSSEDSVSELQSCLRRARKLGARARALRAKVQENAVETCTPDAKVPTEQPCVEKVPAYQRFHALAQPGPPGLILPYKYQVLAEMFRSMDTIVSMLHNRSETVTFAKVKQGVQDMMRKRFEERNVGQIKTVYPTSYCFRQESNVPTFKDSIKRSDYQLTIEPLLDREAGGGATQLTATSLLRRRHIFRQNLVERVKEHHKAFLASLNPPMAVPEDQLTRWHPRFNVDEVPDIEPAELPQPPVTEKLTTAQEVLSRARSLMSPKMEKALSNLVLRSAEPSSPGCSSPALPATPPATPPAASPSALKGVSQALLERIRAKEVQKQLAQMTRCPEQELRLRRLERLPELARVLRGVFVSERKPALTMEVVCARMVDSCRAALSPGEMEKHVLLLSELLPDWLSLHRIRTDTYIKLDKAADLAGLTARLTHQVHTEGL; encoded by the exons ATGGCGCAAAGTCGTGTTACGGATTTCTACGTGCGCCGTCGCCCGAGCCTTACTGCTCCGAGGGCCAAGTCGGCCTGTCTCACCCCGAGCCCCAGTGGGCTTGTGACCCCAGAGTTCACCCGGAGCAGCAGCCGCAAGCGTGCCCGTCCCTCCACCGAACCCAGGAGCGATCAGCCCGCGCCGCCCGCGCGCCGGAGGCTGCGGCTTCCTGGACTG GACTCCTGCCCCGCTACCCCAGCTGATCCCAGCTCTCCAGATGACACTGGCTCCCCAGTAAGCCCATCTCCTGTCAAGAGAATAAAGATCACCACTGTTTCTGAAGGTCCAGGCCCCGCCACAGCTCAGAAGCAGGACAAG GTCTCCTCGGAGGACTCTGtctctgaactccagtcctgtCTGAGGCGGGCACGAAAGTTGGGAGCCAGGGCTCGGGCCCTGAGGGCCAAAGTCCAGGAGAATGCTGTGGAGACTTGTACACCAGATGCCAAGGTGCCCACAGAGCAACCATG TGTCGAGAAAGTCCCTGCCTACCAGCGCTTCCATGCCCTGGCCCAGCCTGGTCCCCCTGGCCTTATCCTGCCCTACAAGTATCAAGTGCTGGCCGAGATGTTCCGTAGCATGGACACCATCGTGAGCATGCTTCACAATCGATCTGAGACTGTGACCTTTGCTAAAGTCAAGCAAGGCGTCCAGGACATGATGCGCAA GCGCTTTGAAGAGCGCAATGTGGGCCAGATCAAAACCGTGTACCCCACATCATATTGCTTCCGCCAGGAAAGCAATGTCCCCACTTTCAAGGACAGCATCAAGAGATCTGATTACCAACTCACCATAGAGCCCTTGCTGGACCGGG AGGCTGGTGGTGGTGCCACACAGCTCACAGCCACGAGCCTCTTACGGCGCAGGCACATCTTCCGACAGAACCTGGTGGAGCGAGTCAAGGAGCATCACAAA GCTTTCCTTGCTTCGTTGAATCCCCCCATGGCCGTGCCTGAAGACCAGCTGACACGCTGGCACCCACGCTTCAATGTGGATGAAGTGCCTGATATTGAACCAGCCGAATTGCCCCAGCCTCCTGTCACGGAGAAGCTCACCACTGCCCAGGAGGTGTTGTCCCGAGCCCGCAGCTTGATGTCACCCAAG ATGGAGAAGGCCTTGAGTAACCTGGTCCTGCGCTCAGCCGAGCCTAGTAGCCCTGGGTGCTCTAGTCCAGCACTCCCAGCCACCCCACCAGCCACCCCACCAGCAGCCTCTCCCAGTGCCTTGAAGGGTGTGTCCCAAGCCTTGCTGGAGCGC ATAAGGGCCAAGGAGGTCCAGAAGCAGCTGGCACAGATGACGCGGTGCCCGGAGCAGGAGCTTCGGCTACGACGGTTAGAGCGCTTGCCAGAGCTGGCCCGTGTGTTGCGTGGTGTCTTTGTGTCTGAGCGCAAGCCAGCGCTCACTATGGAGGTGGTCTGTGCAAGGATGGTGGACAGTTGCAGAGCTGCCCTGAGCCCAG GGGAGATGGAGAAGCATGTGTTGCTCCTATCGGAGTTGCTGCCAGACTGGCTCAGCCTGCATCGCATTCGTACTGACACCTACATCAAGCTGGACAAAGCTGCTGACCTAGCTGGCCTCACCGCCAGGCTGACCCACCAGGTCCACACTGAGGGGCTGTGA
- the Galns gene encoding N-acetylgalactosamine-6-sulfatase isoform X2, protein MGGIPNSEHLLPELLKKAGYTNKIVGKWHLGHRPQFHPLKHGFDEWFGSPNCHFGPYDNKVKPNIPVYRDWEMVGRFYEEFPINLKTGEANLTQLYLQEALDFIRTQHARQSPFFLYWAIDATHAPVYASRPFLGTSLRGRYGDAVREIDDSVGKILSLLQNLGISKNTFVFFTSDNGAALVSAPKEGGSNGPFLCGKQTTFEGGMREPAIAWWPGHIAAGQVSHQLGSIMDLFTTSLSLAGLKPPSDRVIDGLDLLPNMLQGHTMDRPIFYYRGNTLMAVTLGQYKAHFWTWTNSWEEFRQGIDFCPGQNVSGVTTHTQEEHTELPLIFHLGRDPGERFPLSFASDEYQDVLSRITQVVQQHQKSLVPGQPQLNVCNQAVMNWAPPGCQKLGKCLTPPESVPEKCSWPH, encoded by the exons ATGGGTGGCATCCCTAACTCGGAGCACCTCCTGCCTGAGCTCTTGAAGAAGGCAGGTTATACCAACAAGATTGTGGGCAAGTG GCATCTAGGTCACAGACCCCAGTTCCACCCCCTGAAACATGGATTTGATGAGTGGTTTGGATCCCCCAACTGTCACTTTGGACCTTACGACAACAAGGTCAAGCCCAACATCCCTGTGTACAGGGACTGGGAGATGGTCGGCAG attttatgAAGAATTCCCAATTAACCTGAAGACCGGGGAAGCTAACCTCACCCAACTCTACTTACAG GAAGCTCTGGACTTCATCAGGACACAGCATGCAAGGCAGAGCCCCTTCTTCCTCTACTGGGCCATCGATGCCACTCATGCACCAGTTTATGCCTCAAGACCTTTCTTGGGTACCAGCCTTCGAGGGAG GTATGGTGATGCTGTTCGGGAAATAGATGACAGTGTTGGGAAAATCCTGAGCCTTCTACAGAACTTGGGCATCAGTAAGAACACATTTGTCTTCTTCACATCTGATAATGGAGCAGCCCTCGTTTCTGCTCCCAAAGAAG GTGGCAGCAATGGTCCCTTCCTGTGTGGGAAGCAGACTACATTTGAAGGTGGGATGAGGGAACCTGCAATCGCTTGGTGGCCAGGGCACATTGCTGCAGGCCAG GTGAGCCACCAGCTGGGAAGCATCATGGACCTCTTTACCACCAGCCTGTCCCTTGCAGGCCTGAAGCCACCCAGTGACAGGGTAATCGATGGACTTGACCTACTCCCCAACATGCTTCAGGGCCACACCATGGACAG GCCCATATTCTATTACCGTGGCAACACACTGATGGCAGTCACTCTTGGCCAGTACAAGGCCCACTTCTGGACTTGGACCAACTCCTGGGAGGAATTCAGACAG GGCATTGACTTCTGTCCCGGTCAGAATGTCTCAGGAGTCACAACCCATACCCAGGAAGAACACACGGAGCTACCCCTGATCTTCCACCTGGGACGTGACCCAGGGGAGAGATTCCCACTCAG CTTTGCCAGTGATGAATACCAGGATGTCCTTAGCAGGATTACCCAGGTTGTCCAGCAGCACCAGAAGTCCTTGGTCCCTGGACAGCCCCAGCTCAATGTGTGTAACCAGGCTGTCATG aaTTGGGCACCCCCAGGCTGTCAAAAGTTAGGGAAGTGTCTGACACCTCCTGAATCTGTCCCTGAGAAGTGCTCCTGGCCCCATTAG
- the Aprt gene encoding adenine phosphoribosyltransferase translates to MAEPELQLVAQRIRSFPDFPIPGVLFRDISPLLKDPDSFRASIRLLANHLKSTHGGKIDYIAGLDSRGFLFGPSLAQELGLGCVLIRKRGKLPGPTVSVSYALEYGKAELEIQKDALEPGQKVVVVDDLLATGGTMRAACELLGQLRAEVVECVSLVELTSLKGREKLGTVPFFSLLQYE, encoded by the exons ATGGCGGAGCCTGAGTTGCAGCTAGTGGCGCAGCGCATCCGCAGTTTCCCGGACTTCCCCATCCCCGGCGTGCTGTTCAG GGATATCTCGCCCCTCCTGAAGGACCCCGACTCCTTCCGAGCTTCCATCCGCCTCCTGGCCAATCACCTTAAGTCCACGCATGGCGGCAAGATCGACTACATCGCAG GCTTAGACTCCAGGGGCTTCCTGTTTGGCCCTTCCCTAGCTCAGGAGCTGGGGCTGGGCTGTGTGCTCATCCGGAAGCGCGGAAAGCTGCCGGGCCCTACAGTGTCGGTCTCCTATGCTCTGGAGTATGGCAAG GCTGAACTGGAAATCCAGAAAGACGCCTTAGAACCTGGGCAGAAAGTGGTTGTTGTAGATGATCTCCTGGCCACTGGAG GAACAATGCGTGCGGCCTGCGAGCTGCTGGGCCAGCTGCGGGCCGAGGTGGTGGAGTGTGTGAGCCTGGTGGAGCTGACCTCGCTGAAGGGCAGAGAGAAGCTAGGGACTGTGCCATTCTTCTCTCTTCTGCAGTATGAATGA